In Myxococcus stipitatus, the following are encoded in one genomic region:
- a CDS encoding M3 family metallopeptidase, with translation MKRLTALTLSAALTAAGCTSGTMATQPSTPAEQAPAPTTPAQQAAPAPQPLPPPRTSELLSGTVETFTAACTADIERAQAQITALKKLDARKDGQAVLAAYDEATGALIASANRASLAREVHPLATFRDAARECEQRVDATNVDISQDRGVYDALSAVDLSQADAPTRYWMERTLLDFRRSGVDRDDATRARAKALNEELLKLGQQFGKNIAEGVRQESFTTKELAGLPEDYVKSHPVGKDGKVVITTNYPDYFPFMTYAKDAKAREKMWRTYRQRAFPGNQEVLAQLIAKRHELATLLGYTSWAAYTTETKMTRTQQAAADFIDRLSTATQARAKQEFAELLARKKKDVPNAKTLEPWDHDYYEDRLRAERFGFDSQVVRPYFEYSRVKAGVLDITSRIWGITYRRAEDAKVWHSEVEAYDVLDGGTLLGRIYLDMHPRDDKYKHAAQFDLAQGQAGKRLPEGTLVCNFARPGELMTHDEVETFFHEFGHLLHAVFSGKQQWSGISGIRTEWDFVETPSMLLQQWANSPEVLKEFARHHETNAAIPAELVEKLRTSKEFGIGLWARRQLFLSAVSLDYYTRKPGFDTTAALVEQQTKLSPFKHEHRPGTHFELAFGHLDGYSAAYYTYLWSSVIAKDLETEFQKHGYLDRETAMKYRRAVLEPGGAKPAAELVKDFLGRDYGFDAYRAYVDPAKAK, from the coding sequence TTGAAGAGACTGACTGCGCTCACCCTGTCGGCGGCCCTGACGGCGGCTGGCTGCACGAGTGGCACCATGGCCACCCAGCCGTCCACTCCCGCCGAGCAAGCGCCCGCTCCCACCACTCCCGCCCAGCAGGCCGCGCCGGCCCCCCAGCCGCTCCCGCCGCCGCGCACGTCCGAGCTGCTCTCCGGAACCGTGGAGACGTTCACCGCCGCGTGCACCGCCGACATCGAGCGGGCCCAGGCGCAAATCACCGCGCTCAAGAAGCTGGACGCACGCAAGGACGGCCAGGCCGTGCTCGCCGCGTATGACGAGGCCACCGGCGCGCTCATCGCCTCGGCCAACCGCGCGAGCCTCGCCCGCGAGGTCCACCCGCTGGCCACCTTCCGCGACGCCGCCCGCGAGTGCGAGCAGCGCGTGGACGCCACCAACGTGGACATCTCCCAGGACCGCGGCGTCTATGACGCCCTCTCCGCCGTGGACCTGTCCCAGGCGGACGCCCCGACGCGCTACTGGATGGAGCGCACGCTGCTCGACTTCCGCCGCTCCGGCGTGGACCGCGATGACGCCACGCGCGCCCGGGCGAAGGCCCTCAACGAGGAGCTGCTCAAGCTGGGCCAGCAGTTCGGCAAGAACATCGCCGAGGGCGTGCGTCAGGAGTCCTTCACGACCAAGGAGCTCGCCGGGCTGCCCGAGGACTACGTGAAGTCGCATCCGGTGGGGAAGGACGGCAAGGTGGTCATCACCACCAACTACCCCGACTACTTCCCGTTCATGACGTACGCGAAGGACGCCAAGGCGCGCGAGAAGATGTGGCGCACCTACCGCCAGCGCGCGTTCCCCGGCAACCAGGAGGTGCTCGCGCAGCTCATCGCCAAGCGGCACGAGCTGGCGACGCTCTTGGGCTACACGAGCTGGGCGGCGTACACCACCGAGACGAAGATGACCCGCACGCAGCAGGCGGCGGCGGACTTCATCGACCGGCTGTCGACGGCCACCCAGGCGCGGGCGAAGCAGGAGTTCGCGGAGCTGCTCGCGCGCAAGAAGAAGGACGTCCCCAACGCCAAGACGCTGGAGCCGTGGGACCACGACTACTACGAGGACCGGCTGCGCGCGGAGCGCTTCGGCTTCGACTCGCAGGTGGTGCGGCCCTACTTCGAGTACAGCCGGGTGAAGGCGGGCGTGCTGGACATCACCTCGCGCATCTGGGGCATCACCTACCGCCGCGCCGAGGACGCCAAGGTGTGGCACTCCGAGGTGGAGGCCTACGACGTGCTCGACGGAGGCACGCTCCTGGGCCGCATCTACCTGGACATGCACCCGCGCGATGACAAGTACAAGCACGCGGCGCAGTTCGACCTGGCGCAAGGCCAGGCCGGCAAGCGGCTCCCGGAAGGCACGCTGGTGTGCAACTTCGCGCGTCCCGGCGAGCTGATGACCCACGACGAGGTGGAGACGTTCTTCCACGAGTTCGGCCACCTGCTGCACGCCGTCTTCTCCGGCAAGCAGCAGTGGAGCGGCATCAGCGGCATCCGCACCGAGTGGGACTTCGTGGAGACGCCGTCCATGCTCCTGCAGCAGTGGGCCAACAGCCCCGAGGTGCTCAAGGAGTTCGCCAGGCACCACGAGACGAACGCGGCGATTCCCGCGGAGCTGGTGGAGAAGCTGCGCACGTCGAAGGAGTTCGGCATCGGCCTGTGGGCGCGCCGCCAGCTCTTCCTGTCCGCGGTGAGCCTGGACTACTACACGCGCAAGCCGGGCTTCGACACCACGGCGGCGCTGGTGGAGCAGCAGACGAAGCTCAGCCCGTTCAAGCACGAGCACCGTCCGGGCACCCACTTCGAGCTCGCCTTCGGGCACCTGGATGGGTACTCGGCCGCGTACTACACGTACCTGTGGTCCTCCGTCATCGCGAAGGACCTGGAGACGGAGTTCCAGAAGCACGGCTACCTGGACCGTGAGACGGCGATGAAGTACCGCCGCGCGGTGCTGGAACCCGGTGGCGCCAAGCCCGCCGCGGAGCTGGTGAAGGACTTCCTCGGCCGCGACTACGGCTTCGACGCGTACCGCGCCTACGTCGACCCCGCGAAGGCGAAGTAG